One region of Streptococcus parasanguinis genomic DNA includes:
- the cls gene encoding cardiolipin synthase, with protein MTFRKLRLLMSKYGFSILFMGFELWASFAAFFWLNRWFPHWLSVAVIGLLYVSTILAIVNRNTPPENKVTWLLIAVIPVFGSLLYLMFGERRLSKKEMIQLKNMESMKFREDNSHQLRKELKQESKAVYGLVKSILSMDHNADLYNGTASTFYPLGEEMYEQLLEDLRAAKKFIFIEFYIIDEGLMWNSILEILEQKVKDGVEVKLLYDDIGCMATLAGNYTKRLRKMGIDAHKFNKVIPRLTVAYNNRDHRKILVIDGQIGYTGGVNLADEYINHIERFGHWKDSAIRLDGRAVKALTRLFLMNWYINRGEIEDFDRYHIENKAVEGEGLYIPYGSGPKPIYKSQVGKTVYQNMINQATDYVYITTPYLIIDYDLTEDIRNAALRGVDVRIVTPYIPDKKLIQIVTRGAYLDLMDAGVKIYEYTPGFVHSKQVLADDEMAVVGSINFDYRSLVHHYENAVWMYRTPALKKIREDFDHIFEVSQEITEDTFRFTWHQSLIKEIMQLFAPML; from the coding sequence GTGACCTTTCGAAAATTACGTCTATTAATGTCCAAATATGGATTTAGTATTTTGTTTATGGGCTTTGAACTATGGGCATCCTTTGCGGCCTTCTTCTGGCTCAATAGATGGTTCCCTCATTGGCTATCTGTTGCAGTCATTGGGCTCTTATATGTGTCGACAATCTTAGCTATTGTTAATCGAAATACCCCGCCTGAAAATAAGGTGACCTGGCTCTTGATTGCCGTCATTCCTGTCTTTGGATCGCTTTTATACCTCATGTTTGGAGAGCGACGTTTGTCCAAAAAGGAAATGATCCAGCTGAAAAATATGGAGTCCATGAAGTTTCGAGAGGACAATAGTCATCAGTTGCGTAAGGAGCTCAAGCAAGAAAGCAAGGCGGTTTATGGCTTGGTCAAGTCGATTTTATCCATGGATCACAATGCGGATCTCTACAATGGGACGGCATCAACCTTTTACCCTCTAGGGGAGGAGATGTATGAGCAACTACTAGAGGATCTGAGAGCGGCGAAAAAATTTATCTTCATCGAGTTTTACATCATTGATGAGGGCTTGATGTGGAACAGTATCCTAGAGATTTTAGAGCAGAAAGTGAAAGATGGGGTTGAAGTCAAACTCCTTTATGACGATATCGGCTGTATGGCAACCTTGGCTGGGAACTATACCAAACGATTGCGAAAGATGGGGATTGATGCCCATAAGTTTAACAAGGTGATCCCCCGTCTAACAGTGGCATATAACAACCGAGACCACCGCAAGATTCTGGTCATTGATGGGCAGATCGGCTATACGGGTGGTGTCAATTTGGCAGACGAGTACATCAACCACATTGAGCGGTTTGGTCACTGGAAGGACAGTGCTATCCGCTTGGATGGACGAGCTGTTAAGGCCTTAACGCGACTCTTCCTCATGAACTGGTACATCAACCGTGGGGAAATCGAGGATTTTGACCGCTACCATATTGAAAACAAGGCAGTCGAAGGAGAAGGGCTCTATATTCCCTATGGGAGTGGACCAAAGCCAATTTACAAGTCGCAGGTCGGAAAGACGGTTTATCAAAATATGATCAACCAAGCGACGGATTACGTCTATATCACGACTCCTTACTTGATCATCGATTATGATTTGACAGAAGATATCCGCAATGCGGCCCTTCGTGGGGTGGATGTTCGCATCGTGACCCCGTATATTCCGGATAAAAAATTGATCCAAATCGTAACCCGTGGGGCATACTTGGATCTGATGGACGCTGGTGTGAAAATCTATGAGTACACACCTGGTTTTGTCCACAGTAAGCAAGTTCTTGCCGATGATGAAATGGCGGTTGTAGGGTCGATTAACTTTGATTACCGCAGTTTGGTCCATCACTATGAAAATGCTGTCTGGATGTATCGGACGCCTGCCTTGAAAAAGATTCGTGAGGACTTTGACCATATCTTTGAAGTGTCTCAAGAAATTACAGAGGATACCTTCCGCTTTACATGGCACCAAAGCTTAATCAAGGAAATTATGCAATTGTTCGCACCGATGTTGTAA
- a CDS encoding SP_0198 family lipoprotein — protein MKKIMSIMTLAVALFLTACSQQEKATQTSSKQTSASSQTVTSASEEQKEGVSIDGSYRGQDEENTILLVVTGRKGTFTVQDADGEEEAKEVSIDPVNQSMRIGDEPYRYRIEGNQLSLEDLEQAEDDQGIIVLTKQ, from the coding sequence ATGAAAAAAATCATGTCTATAATGACCTTGGCAGTAGCCCTTTTCCTGACTGCTTGTAGCCAGCAAGAAAAAGCGACACAGACTTCGAGCAAACAGACGTCTGCTTCATCACAGACTGTGACGTCAGCGAGTGAAGAACAGAAAGAAGGGGTGTCCATAGATGGCAGTTATCGTGGACAGGACGAGGAAAATACGATCCTCTTGGTGGTGACGGGTCGAAAAGGCACGTTTACGGTGCAAGATGCTGATGGAGAAGAAGAGGCCAAAGAGGTTAGTATTGATCCGGTCAATCAATCCATGCGTATCGGAGATGAGCCTTATCGCTATCGGATCGAAGGAAATCAGTTGTCGCTAGAAGACTTGGAACAAGCAGAGGATGATCAAGGGATTATTGTCCTGACCAAGCAATAA
- a CDS encoding bifunctional folylpolyglutamate synthase/dihydrofolate synthase, with product MNKIEQWMNSRIGLNFRSGLDRMEQAVSLLGRPDKAYPILHVTGTNGKGSTIAFLRQLLMAHGKKVGTFTSPHMISIHDRICIGDQPISDEAFTRIGQEVQQMEQTLLQTQDQLSYFEIICLMALLYFKEQAVDVVLLEVGIGGLLDTTNVVTGEIAVITSVGLDHQETLGGTIAEIAQQKAGIFKKGKTAVVGPLSDDAIAVCQEKAEQLAVALHAFQKDFGLEQDRFWNERVELVLPSLGLKGDYQRENAAVALEAFFLYMEGQDQEVDMDQVKLALQETRWPGRLELFGDQVYLDGAHNPHAMLRLIEFANSLAGKRVKILFGALKRKDYSGMLQTLQAGLPEAELILTTFHYGEVVAQGDRQDLPYVADYKAYIKEFMDQSPSDEVLFVTGSLYFIAEVRAFLLEG from the coding sequence CCTGGATCGTATGGAGCAGGCAGTGAGCCTTTTAGGGAGGCCAGATAAGGCTTATCCGATTCTTCATGTGACAGGAACCAATGGGAAGGGATCCACAATCGCCTTTCTGCGTCAATTATTGATGGCTCACGGAAAGAAGGTTGGGACCTTTACTTCTCCTCATATGATCAGTATCCATGATCGGATTTGTATTGGGGATCAGCCGATTTCAGATGAAGCTTTTACTCGGATTGGCCAAGAAGTCCAACAAATGGAGCAGACCTTGCTTCAAACCCAGGACCAACTCTCTTATTTTGAGATTATCTGCCTCATGGCTCTCTTGTATTTTAAGGAACAAGCTGTGGATGTGGTCTTGCTGGAAGTTGGTATCGGAGGGCTTCTAGATACGACCAATGTAGTGACGGGAGAGATCGCAGTGATCACTTCGGTTGGCCTGGATCACCAGGAAACACTGGGAGGGACGATTGCGGAAATCGCCCAGCAAAAGGCAGGAATCTTTAAGAAGGGCAAGACAGCTGTTGTGGGTCCCTTGTCGGATGATGCTATAGCTGTTTGTCAAGAAAAAGCGGAGCAATTGGCTGTGGCTCTCCACGCCTTCCAGAAAGATTTTGGGTTAGAGCAGGACCGTTTTTGGAATGAACGTGTGGAACTTGTCTTGCCGTCTCTGGGTTTGAAGGGTGATTACCAACGGGAAAATGCTGCAGTAGCTCTAGAAGCCTTTTTCCTCTATATGGAAGGCCAAGATCAAGAAGTGGATATGGATCAGGTCAAGCTGGCCTTACAAGAGACGCGGTGGCCGGGACGTCTAGAGTTGTTTGGCGACCAGGTGTATCTGGATGGCGCCCATAATCCTCATGCTATGTTGCGCTTGATCGAGTTTGCCAACAGCTTAGCAGGAAAGCGCGTGAAGATTTTATTTGGAGCCCTCAAGCGAAAAGATTATAGCGGGATGCTCCAAACGCTTCAAGCGGGATTGCCGGAAGCTGAATTGATTTTGACGACCTTCCATTACGGGGAAGTGGTGGCACAAGGCGACCGACAAGACCTGCCCTATGTAGCTGACTACAAGGCCTATATCAAAGAATTTATGGATCAGAGTCCTTCAGATGAAGTCTTATTTGTGACAGGATCCTTGTATTTTATTGCGGAAGTAAGGGCATTTTTATTAGAGGGGTAA